A portion of the Eubacterium maltosivorans genome contains these proteins:
- a CDS encoding FprA family A-type flavoprotein yields MKTVQIKNDIYWVGVNDHETYLFEGMWPIDQDGVAYNAYIINDDKVAVVDTVKSFKQGEYIEKIKSIIGDKKVDYLIVNHMEPDHSSSIADLLAVYPDMQIIGNKKTFPIMKNFYNIDKNILEVADGDTLDLGHHELQFYMTPMVHWPESMVTYDATDKVLFSMDVFGSFGSTDGSIFDDENDVASYEDNTRRYYACIVGKVSGQAQKALQKLGPLDIQTICPSHGLIWRSNPGYIVDFYDRMSRYETEEGVVIAYGTMYGNTLHSAELLAGYLKDAGVKTVKLFDVSKTDISYIVSDMWKYKGLILGAPAYYGRIFPKMANLLYKVEEIGVKNHKVGFFTDFSWSNGADRYFSAFIEKAKADVVGDMVNVQGLADAEDEAKLKALADAMAAAIK; encoded by the coding sequence GTGAAAACAGTACAAATTAAAAACGACATTTACTGGGTCGGCGTCAACGACCATGAAACCTACCTGTTTGAGGGCATGTGGCCCATCGATCAGGACGGCGTGGCCTATAACGCCTATATCATCAACGACGACAAGGTCGCTGTTGTGGATACGGTAAAATCCTTTAAACAGGGCGAATATATCGAAAAGATCAAATCCATCATCGGTGACAAGAAGGTCGATTACCTCATCGTTAACCATATGGAACCGGACCACTCCAGTTCCATTGCGGATCTGCTGGCCGTTTATCCGGATATGCAGATCATCGGCAATAAAAAAACATTCCCGATCATGAAGAACTTCTACAATATTGATAAAAACATCCTGGAAGTCGCTGACGGCGATACCCTGGATCTGGGCCATCATGAGCTGCAGTTCTACATGACGCCAATGGTTCACTGGCCGGAATCCATGGTCACTTACGACGCAACCGACAAGGTTCTGTTCTCAATGGACGTGTTCGGCAGCTTTGGCAGCACCGACGGCAGTATTTTTGACGATGAAAATGATGTGGCCTCTTACGAGGATAACACCAGACGCTACTACGCCTGTATTGTGGGCAAGGTCAGCGGGCAGGCTCAGAAAGCGCTGCAGAAGCTGGGACCACTGGACATTCAGACCATCTGCCCGTCCCATGGCCTCATCTGGAGAAGCAATCCGGGCTATATTGTGGATTTCTACGACCGTATGAGCCGCTACGAAACCGAGGAAGGCGTCGTTATCGCCTATGGCACCATGTACGGTAATACGCTGCACTCCGCAGAGCTGCTGGCAGGCTACCTGAAGGACGCTGGCGTGAAGACTGTTAAATTATTCGATGTTTCCAAAACCGATATTTCCTACATTGTCAGCGATATGTGGAAATACAAAGGCCTGATTCTGGGCGCACCGGCTTATTACGGCCGCATTTTCCCTAAAATGGCCAACCTGTTATACAAGGTGGAAGAAATTGGCGTAAAGAACCACAAGGTGGGTTTCTTTACAGACTTTAGCTGGAGCAACGGGGCAGACCGTTATTTTAGCGCATTCATAGAAAAGGCAAAGGCCGATGTGGTTGGCGACATGGTCAATGTACAGGGCCTGGCAGACGCAGAAGACGAAGCGAAGCTCAAGGCATTGGCAGATGCCATGGCCGCCGCCATCAAATAA
- a CDS encoding aminoacyl-histidine dipeptidase — protein MDKVLNTLEPQPVFHYFEEICEIPHGSFDTKRISDYCVRFAEERGLTCHQDDANNVIIIKEASEGYENAKPVILQGHLDMVCEKVDGSDHDFKTDPLALMIEGDWITADGTTLGGDDGIAVAYGLALLDDNTLPHPKLYVIFTTEEEVGMEGAHAIDLAPVSDAAYMINLDSEDEGIILAGCAGGVRANCTFDVKRTARSGLSCELAVSGLHGGHSGQEINRYGANASVLLGTLLNDLAQDLSFDIIDLTGGTKDNVITKKATATIVIDPNDEQVVTDRLKALEVLYKKNYASKDPELTLSLKALEKGDFMVFNEACAKRAIFVLMQIPNGVQAMSLDIEGLVETSLNLGIMYTKEDYFLVSFAMRSSIGTAKEALSAKVRAFTEYLGGTYTEASSYPAWEYRKESALRDMMCKTFEEMYGKTPTVEAIHAGLECGLISAKLPELDIVSIGPDMHDIHTPEERLSISSTARTWDYLLKVLENLK, from the coding sequence ATGGATAAAGTACTAAACACCCTGGAACCCCAACCGGTTTTTCACTATTTTGAAGAAATCTGTGAAATTCCGCACGGTTCCTTTGACACAAAACGAATTTCGGATTATTGCGTCCGTTTCGCCGAGGAGCGGGGACTCACCTGCCATCAGGACGACGCCAATAACGTCATTATCATAAAAGAAGCCAGCGAAGGCTATGAAAACGCCAAACCCGTGATCCTGCAGGGTCATCTGGATATGGTCTGCGAAAAGGTTGACGGCTCAGACCACGACTTTAAAACCGATCCCCTCGCACTCATGATTGAAGGCGACTGGATCACCGCTGACGGCACCACTTTAGGTGGCGATGACGGCATTGCAGTGGCCTACGGTCTGGCACTGCTGGACGATAACACACTGCCCCACCCCAAGCTCTACGTGATCTTCACTACCGAGGAAGAAGTGGGCATGGAGGGCGCACACGCCATTGATCTGGCTCCTGTCAGTGACGCAGCTTATATGATCAACCTCGATTCCGAGGACGAGGGCATTATTCTGGCCGGCTGCGCCGGCGGTGTCCGCGCCAACTGCACCTTTGATGTCAAGCGCACCGCCAGAAGCGGCCTCTCCTGCGAGCTGGCCGTATCCGGCCTGCACGGCGGCCACTCCGGACAGGAGATCAACCGCTACGGCGCCAACGCCAGCGTGCTTCTGGGCACTCTGCTGAACGACCTGGCCCAAGACCTGAGCTTTGATATCATCGACCTGACCGGCGGCACCAAGGACAACGTCATCACCAAAAAAGCAACCGCCACCATCGTCATTGACCCCAACGACGAACAGGTCGTAACCGACCGCCTGAAAGCCCTGGAAGTCCTCTATAAGAAGAATTACGCCTCTAAGGACCCAGAGCTTACCCTGAGCCTGAAAGCCCTCGAAAAGGGCGATTTCATGGTTTTTAACGAAGCCTGTGCGAAGCGCGCCATCTTTGTGCTCATGCAGATACCAAACGGCGTCCAGGCCATGAGCCTCGACATCGAGGGACTGGTGGAAACCTCGCTGAACCTGGGGATTATGTATACCAAAGAGGATTACTTCCTCGTCAGCTTTGCCATGCGCAGCTCCATCGGCACTGCCAAGGAAGCCCTGAGCGCCAAGGTCCGGGCCTTTACCGAATATCTGGGCGGCACCTACACCGAAGCGTCCTCCTATCCGGCCTGGGAATACCGCAAGGAATCCGCCCTGCGGGACATGATGTGCAAAACCTTTGAGGAAATGTACGGAAAGACCCCGACTGTGGAAGCCATCCACGCTGGCCTCGAATGCGGCCTGATCTCCGCCAAACTGCCGGAGCTGGACATCGTATCCATCGGACCAGACATGCACGATATCCACACCCCGGAGGAACGCCTGTCCATCTCATCGACAGCCCGCACCTGGGATTACCTGCTGAAGGTTTTAGAGAATTTAAAATAA
- a CDS encoding AraC family transcriptional regulator, whose amino-acid sequence MHAWEAIQTTLDYIETHMDEALEIEALAEQAALSPFYYQRLFSRLVKKPVREYIRLRRLARASTMLREGDARILDIALDCGFGSHEVFSRTFKDAYGLTPAQYREHPVALNQFDKPDLLLNYVLIDEGAPLISEGLVLEMNRRQLSEPVRFMGISGYVPIDGQMPLGEATGVDIPGEIWERFHREKNRIPRAADSREVGVAYMGDAPEGCFTYFTGAEVGSGAGADGFMTWELPAREYVVCSFEAESFEELVTAALNKAVKYSAQWLEHKGLTMEAYSPEIYYQREQAVPYMELWMPAEKK is encoded by the coding sequence ATGCACGCATGGGAAGCAATTCAGACCACTCTGGATTATATTGAGACACATATGGATGAGGCGCTGGAAATCGAGGCGCTGGCAGAGCAGGCGGCCTTATCGCCCTTTTACTACCAGCGGTTGTTCTCCCGGCTGGTAAAAAAGCCGGTGCGGGAGTACATAAGACTGCGGCGTCTGGCGCGGGCCAGCACTATGCTGAGGGAGGGGGATGCCCGTATTCTGGATATTGCTCTGGACTGCGGCTTTGGCAGCCACGAGGTTTTCAGCCGGACCTTTAAGGACGCCTATGGGCTGACGCCGGCCCAGTACCGGGAGCACCCAGTGGCACTGAACCAGTTTGACAAGCCGGATCTGCTGTTAAACTATGTGCTGATTGACGAGGGAGCCCCCCTCATCAGCGAGGGTCTGGTGCTGGAAATGAACCGCAGGCAGTTAAGTGAGCCTGTCCGGTTTATGGGCATCAGCGGTTACGTGCCCATCGACGGCCAGATGCCCCTGGGCGAGGCCACAGGTGTGGACATCCCCGGAGAAATCTGGGAGCGGTTCCATCGTGAAAAGAACCGGATACCACGGGCAGCCGACAGCCGGGAGGTGGGGGTGGCCTACATGGGTGACGCGCCCGAGGGCTGCTTTACCTATTTTACCGGCGCTGAGGTGGGTTCAGGCGCCGGAGCCGATGGGTTTATGACCTGGGAGCTGCCCGCCAGGGAATACGTGGTCTGCAGCTTTGAGGCCGAAAGCTTTGAGGAGCTGGTCACTGCTGCCCTCAACAAGGCGGTCAAATACAGTGCCCAATGGCTTGAGCACAAGGGCCTGACAATGGAGGCCTACTCGCCGGAGATCTATTATCAAAGGGAGCAGGCTGTGCCATACATGGAGCTGTGGATGCCGGCAGAGAAAAAGTAG
- a CDS encoding S8 family serine peptidase translates to MKKLLALLLTALLLLGSLPISALARDNGSSDALTGDYVPGEAIVCVKGAGFYGRSAEPALLAGAETLMALDGSANAYSRSAGPAESLKLVRSDALSTAELIDELQKLDSVAFAEPNYIYTVSEGTKDLTSMQWAYDKNGDFGMTIDGWNHYKADGTPDPAVDTSGTVVAVLDSGVNYDHKDLKSVMWTADSSLQAIIGGGQYGYNAVTVNSNGQPYDSADPMDDNSHGTHCAGIIAASWNNMGVSGATSGAQIMAVKSANDKGSLAGSDSLKGYAYIQRAVENGVPVTAINNSWGGGASGKALDRAITALGDMGVVSVFAAGNESSDCDNTSKTVSTLRDNPYVIAVNATDINGNMADFSNYGATTTDVAAPGVDILSTIPTSMGKADPRFVTAPFLEGFEDESAPKITFQPDSSTIASYSGDMAFEGSQSFKITASDIRGTIESSPADLSATPYRYLSYMFRADSTAEQTILAAITSASVKTTELNEDGTPKWQPLTQSVSLAGSWGAAIFTLPSNTDYGSFQIRIATIRVLPDGKSTGTGDVYIDNLGLGDTAAAYEYMNGTSMATPAVTGEVAILAKHFDDKDAAKTAARVIGSVKKIDSQKGKSVSEGLAQVDRALAENTVPVVNSAVPTGDSQLSIGGYFFGSAPTVTIDGITAAVVSSSDESIVANLPQGMTAGVKRVEVTSEKGAGHQSFELGAVSSLYERLPLPDDARFYDTYSGSLTGLGGSLYYTGLSQDNTVELWRYTPGQTENNGWTRLNSDESIYPSSNSACTWNGRLILFSDGLQGAGISVYDPETNAWSSFTTELIADLSSPSLLNTGNELLLVGGSKTVNETETAQTAIIRVDIAGQNAEKTGDLSAARISPAVAYTADGSAYVAAGTAADGSMVDGLEKIENGQSSMVRDKILPQGLAQSQNYTGAWGTLDGGMILSGPVVTDPDSGQVTADTYTLNFDTGGFEPTGKIVNTGRVYNGVGTAYQNAFYILGETNYAENNRVFSVDRSVKTLTQPGEEREKPVDPVNPVTPDSPGASGNASTGFVGGNAGILVAAVILAVCAAGLLLYRKRNLG, encoded by the coding sequence ATGAAAAAATTACTAGCTTTATTGCTCACTGCTCTACTCCTGCTCGGCAGCCTGCCGATCTCAGCCCTGGCCCGGGATAACGGCAGCTCAGACGCCCTTACCGGCGACTACGTCCCCGGTGAGGCCATTGTCTGCGTAAAGGGCGCGGGCTTTTATGGCCGGTCGGCTGAACCTGCGCTGCTGGCCGGAGCCGAAACCCTCATGGCTCTGGACGGCAGCGCAAACGCCTACAGCCGCAGCGCTGGTCCAGCTGAAAGCCTGAAGCTGGTGCGCTCCGACGCCCTGAGCACTGCTGAGCTCATCGACGAGCTTCAAAAGCTGGACTCGGTGGCATTCGCAGAGCCCAATTACATATACACCGTCTCCGAAGGCACCAAAGACCTTACGAGTATGCAGTGGGCCTATGATAAAAACGGTGATTTCGGCATGACCATTGATGGCTGGAACCACTACAAAGCGGACGGTACGCCGGACCCCGCAGTGGACACCAGCGGTACCGTGGTCGCTGTGCTGGATTCGGGTGTAAATTATGACCATAAGGATCTGAAATCCGTCATGTGGACTGCTGACAGCAGCCTCCAGGCCATCATCGGCGGCGGGCAATATGGTTATAATGCTGTCACCGTAAACTCCAACGGCCAGCCTTATGACAGCGCAGATCCCATGGACGACAACAGCCACGGCACCCACTGCGCAGGCATCATCGCCGCCTCCTGGAACAACATGGGTGTGAGCGGCGCCACCAGCGGCGCGCAGATTATGGCGGTCAAGTCTGCCAACGACAAAGGAAGCCTTGCGGGCTCAGATTCGCTCAAGGGCTATGCCTACATCCAGAGAGCCGTAGAAAACGGCGTTCCTGTCACCGCCATCAACAATTCCTGGGGCGGCGGTGCCAGCGGTAAAGCCCTGGACCGCGCAATCACCGCCTTGGGCGATATGGGAGTGGTCAGCGTTTTTGCAGCGGGCAACGAAAGCAGCGACTGCGACAACACGTCCAAAACCGTCTCCACCCTGAGGGACAACCCCTATGTGATCGCTGTTAACGCCACCGATATCAACGGCAATATGGCTGACTTCAGCAATTACGGTGCCACCACCACCGACGTGGCCGCCCCGGGTGTCGACATCCTTTCTACCATTCCCACCAGCATGGGTAAGGCTGACCCGCGTTTTGTCACTGCACCCTTTCTGGAAGGCTTTGAAGATGAATCCGCACCCAAAATAACCTTTCAGCCCGACAGCAGCACCATTGCCAGCTACTCTGGCGATATGGCCTTTGAGGGCAGCCAGAGCTTTAAGATAACGGCCTCCGATATCCGGGGGACCATCGAAAGCAGCCCCGCAGACCTGTCTGCTACCCCATATCGATACCTTTCCTACATGTTCCGCGCCGATTCCACCGCAGAGCAGACCATTCTGGCAGCTATTACCTCGGCCAGCGTTAAAACCACCGAACTGAATGAGGACGGCACGCCAAAATGGCAGCCCCTCACACAATCTGTCTCACTGGCCGGCAGCTGGGGCGCGGCGATTTTCACCCTGCCCAGCAACACCGATTATGGCAGTTTCCAGATCCGTATCGCCACAATACGGGTGCTTCCTGACGGTAAAAGCACGGGTACCGGCGATGTCTATATTGACAATCTAGGCCTCGGCGATACCGCCGCCGCCTACGAATACATGAACGGCACCTCCATGGCCACACCGGCTGTCACCGGCGAGGTTGCCATCCTGGCAAAACACTTTGACGATAAGGACGCAGCCAAAACCGCGGCCCGTGTTATCGGCAGTGTTAAAAAAATTGACAGCCAGAAGGGCAAAAGCGTCTCAGAGGGGCTGGCCCAGGTCGACCGGGCTCTGGCGGAAAACACCGTTCCGGTTGTCAACAGCGCTGTGCCCACCGGGGACAGCCAGCTGTCCATCGGCGGATATTTCTTTGGCAGCGCCCCAACCGTCACCATTGACGGCATAACCGCTGCGGTGGTCTCCTCATCGGATGAAAGCATTGTGGCTAATCTGCCCCAGGGCATGACAGCCGGCGTCAAACGCGTTGAGGTGACCTCTGAAAAAGGCGCAGGCCATCAGTCCTTTGAGCTGGGCGCGGTCAGCAGCCTTTACGAACGCTTGCCCCTGCCCGATGACGCGCGCTTTTACGACACCTATTCTGGGAGTCTCACCGGCCTTGGCGGCAGCCTGTACTACACCGGCCTCAGCCAAGATAATACTGTTGAGCTCTGGCGCTACACCCCAGGCCAGACTGAAAATAATGGCTGGACCCGGCTGAACAGTGATGAAAGCATTTACCCGTCCAGCAACAGCGCCTGCACCTGGAACGGCAGGCTTATCCTCTTCAGCGATGGACTCCAGGGCGCCGGCATCAGCGTTTACGATCCCGAGACCAACGCATGGAGCTCCTTCACCACAGAGCTGATCGCAGACCTCTCCTCACCGTCTCTCCTCAACACTGGCAATGAGCTACTGCTTGTGGGGGGCAGCAAAACCGTGAATGAAACGGAAACTGCCCAGACTGCTATCATTCGTGTGGATATCGCGGGACAGAACGCTGAAAAGACCGGTGATCTCTCCGCTGCCCGTATCTCTCCGGCAGTCGCCTACACCGCGGACGGCAGCGCCTATGTGGCGGCCGGAACCGCAGCGGACGGCAGCATGGTCGACGGCCTCGAAAAAATTGAAAACGGCCAGAGCTCTATGGTCCGGGATAAAATTCTGCCGCAGGGCCTGGCCCAAAGCCAGAATTACACTGGCGCATGGGGCACCCTCGATGGCGGCATGATCCTTTCCGGTCCGGTTGTCACCGATCCTGATAGCGGTCAGGTCACTGCCGATACCTATACCCTGAACTTTGACACGGGCGGCTTTGAGCCTACGGGCAAAATCGTGAACACCGGCCGGGTATACAACGGTGTGGGCACTGCCTACCAAAACGCCTTCTACATTTTAGGTGAAACCAACTATGCCGAAAATAACCGCGTCTTCAGCGTGGACCGCAGTGTCAAAACCCTGACCCAGCCCGGCGAGGAGAGGGAGAAGCCGGTTGATCCCGTAAATCCGGTAACACCAGACAGCCCTGGCGCCAGCGGTAACGCGTCCACCGGCTTCGTAGGCGGTAACGCCGGTATCCTGGTGGCCGCTGTGATTCTGGCAGTCTGCGCGGCCGGACTGCTTCTCTACCGAAAACGAAACCTTGGTTAA
- the mnmA gene encoding tRNA 2-thiouridine(34) synthase MnmA, with protein MKIVVGMSGGVDSSVAALLLKQQGYDVIGVFMKNWEEKDENGVCTATEDYEDVQRVCETIDIPYYTVNFTREYYDHVFAYFLDEYKKGRTPNPDVLCNKEIKFKRFLDYALGVVGGDVLATGHYAQKDVHEGKFRLIRAFDHNKDQTYFLCQLGQHQLENVMFPIGHLDKKEVREIAEKNHLITADKKDSTGICFIGERNFTKFLSQYLPAQPGEIRDLDGNIKGKHEGLMYYTLGQRRGLGIGGQGTGEPWFVVEKDLKDNVLYVVQGEKHPALYSRSLEATDTSWVAGEAPAREFACTAKFRYRQPDQDVHVTVRDDGGLHVDFDKDQKAVTPGQEVVLYDGQVCLGGATIDSIEKI; from the coding sequence ATGAAAATAGTAGTAGGTATGTCCGGCGGGGTAGACTCTTCCGTCGCGGCCCTGCTTTTAAAGCAGCAAGGGTATGACGTCATTGGCGTTTTTATGAAAAACTGGGAGGAAAAAGACGAGAACGGAGTCTGCACCGCCACCGAGGATTACGAAGATGTCCAGCGTGTGTGTGAGACCATTGATATTCCCTATTACACGGTTAACTTTACCCGGGAATACTACGACCATGTTTTTGCCTATTTTCTCGATGAATACAAAAAAGGCCGTACTCCAAATCCCGATGTTCTGTGCAACAAGGAAATTAAGTTCAAACGATTTTTAGATTACGCTTTGGGGGTGGTCGGCGGCGATGTGCTCGCGACCGGCCACTATGCCCAGAAAGATGTGCATGAAGGTAAATTCAGGCTGATCCGCGCCTTTGACCACAACAAGGATCAGACCTATTTCCTCTGCCAGCTTGGCCAGCATCAGCTTGAAAATGTCATGTTCCCCATCGGACACCTCGACAAAAAGGAGGTCCGCGAGATTGCAGAAAAGAATCATCTCATCACCGCGGACAAAAAGGACAGCACGGGAATCTGCTTTATCGGGGAGCGCAACTTCACCAAATTCCTGAGCCAGTATCTGCCTGCCCAGCCTGGAGAAATCCGGGACCTCGACGGCAATATCAAGGGTAAGCACGAGGGCCTTATGTACTATACATTGGGCCAGCGCCGCGGCCTGGGTATTGGCGGACAGGGTACAGGCGAGCCCTGGTTTGTGGTGGAAAAGGACCTGAAGGACAATGTGCTTTACGTGGTTCAGGGTGAAAAGCATCCGGCGCTGTATTCCAGATCGCTGGAAGCCACAGATACCAGTTGGGTAGCCGGCGAAGCACCGGCCCGTGAGTTTGCCTGTACGGCCAAGTTCCGTTACCGCCAGCCTGATCAGGACGTCCATGTCACGGTGCGGGACGATGGCGGCCTGCATGTCGATTTCGACAAAGACCAGAAGGCAGTCACACCAGGTCAGGAGGTTGTCCTCTACGACGGCCAGGTATGCCTGGGCGGGGCGACCATTGACAGCATTGAAAAAATTTAA
- a CDS encoding transglutaminase-like domain-containing protein — protein sequence MNNMQALKTNLPEDIALLKAWGDFDKAAELIKKYLTRPIPKALAERLTLELDILAELPMQYPYPYDEALKMMQEKVPGFTKEDLETLKDDGYADWIYVNGVVHFQDMFVASIAKTVPKYKDIEVDEDQKTIEVSPVEILDETVNEMIEKGEKNYFIHIRHTVKIKKEAEELGNLIRVYLPIPQNADQISNIKLINISPEPVKIADETYGQRTVYFEKPLEEGDTFTVEYSYENRAKYVKLDPEKVDAEQPDFETQELLPHIVFSPYIRALCEELTGGETNPLVKARKIYDFITTRVHYSYVREYLTITNIPDYMATGLKGDCGIQALLFITLCRCAGIPAKWQSGSYVNPASIGNHDWAMFYIAPYGWLHCDCSFGGSAYRAGAENRWNFYFGNLEPFRMAANSEFQLDFDPPKTYLRADPYDNQRGECEYENRRLTFHDFDEERVIVEMFPIG from the coding sequence ATGAACAACATGCAAGCCCTTAAGACAAACCTGCCCGAGGACATCGCCCTGCTCAAAGCCTGGGGAGACTTTGACAAAGCGGCAGAGCTCATTAAAAAATATCTGACACGCCCCATTCCAAAGGCACTGGCCGAACGGCTTACGCTGGAGCTGGACATACTGGCCGAGCTGCCCATGCAATACCCCTATCCCTACGATGAGGCCCTTAAAATGATGCAGGAAAAAGTGCCTGGTTTTACCAAAGAAGACCTTGAAACCCTCAAGGATGACGGCTATGCCGACTGGATTTATGTGAACGGCGTCGTCCATTTTCAGGATATGTTTGTGGCCAGCATTGCCAAAACCGTTCCGAAATACAAAGACATCGAAGTGGACGAAGACCAGAAGACCATTGAGGTGAGCCCAGTGGAAATTCTGGACGAGACGGTCAATGAAATGATCGAAAAGGGTGAAAAGAACTACTTCATCCACATCCGCCACACGGTTAAAATCAAAAAAGAAGCCGAAGAGCTGGGCAACTTAATCCGTGTTTACCTGCCCATTCCGCAGAACGCCGACCAGATCAGCAATATCAAACTCATCAACATCTCACCAGAGCCGGTCAAAATCGCAGACGAAACCTATGGCCAGCGCACCGTCTATTTCGAAAAGCCGCTGGAGGAAGGCGATACCTTTACCGTTGAATATTCCTATGAAAACCGTGCGAAATACGTTAAGCTGGACCCCGAAAAGGTGGACGCAGAGCAGCCGGACTTTGAAACCCAGGAGCTTCTGCCCCACATTGTCTTTTCACCCTATATCCGCGCCCTGTGTGAGGAGCTGACCGGCGGCGAAACCAATCCGCTTGTTAAGGCCCGCAAGATTTATGACTTTATCACCACCCGGGTGCACTACTCCTATGTGCGTGAGTACCTGACCATCACCAACATACCTGACTACATGGCCACCGGGCTCAAGGGTGACTGCGGCATTCAGGCGCTTTTATTCATTACCCTGTGCCGCTGCGCGGGTATCCCGGCCAAATGGCAGTCCGGCTCCTATGTCAATCCTGCCAGCATCGGCAACCACGACTGGGCCATGTTCTACATCGCGCCTTACGGCTGGCTGCACTGCGACTGTTCCTTTGGGGGCAGCGCCTACCGCGCCGGCGCCGAAAACCGCTGGAATTTCTATTTCGGCAATCTGGAGCCCTTCCGTATGGCCGCCAATTCCGAATTCCAGCTGGACTTTGACCCGCCGAAAACCTACCTGCGGGCCGACCCCTACGATAACCAGCGCGGCGAATGTGAATATGAAAACCGCCGTCTCACCTTCCATGATTTTGACGAGGAACGCGTAATCGTGGAAATGTTCCCCATTGGTTAA
- a CDS encoding C-GCAxxG-C-C family protein, which yields MSINYVDVYNAYGSDQPADKREQYHMNCAEVLLRTGNSEYELNLPEEAFKMMQGFGGGFNSGRTCGAFCGALATLSAMYGEERPSTQDKAKKASKLLVEEFEKEFGSLDCSYIKEHHRDEVKACDPVKQRAADVLARVVEKMNAEE from the coding sequence ATGTCAATTAACTATGTGGATGTTTACAATGCTTACGGCAGCGATCAGCCGGCGGACAAAAGAGAACAGTATCATATGAACTGTGCGGAGGTCCTGCTGCGCACCGGAAATTCGGAATATGAGCTTAACCTGCCCGAGGAAGCCTTTAAAATGATGCAGGGCTTCGGCGGCGGTTTTAACTCTGGCCGGACCTGCGGCGCGTTCTGTGGTGCATTGGCCACCTTAAGCGCCATGTACGGCGAGGAGCGCCCCAGCACTCAGGACAAAGCCAAGAAGGCGTCCAAGCTTTTAGTCGAAGAATTTGAAAAGGAATTTGGCAGTCTGGATTGCAGCTATATCAAGGAACATCACCGTGATGAGGTAAAGGCGTGCGATCCTGTAAAACAACGTGCAGCCGATGTTCTTGCGCGTGTCGTTGAAAAAATGAACGCGGAGGAATAG
- a CDS encoding HdeD family acid-resistance protein has translation MNKENMRVKGIELLDRAYGKWWMMLLEGICLVVICGMTLFVPDVTLSFLVMVIGIYRVAMGVFYLIVGIANRVEYGASNGFSFGRGIVDILVGAAFLLWPATIISFFVVLVGIWAIITGIVLLVMGGSSLGMGRIVKIVLGVLLIIFGIFTFINPVGQAVFFIVFLGIVLGILGFFFIIQSFGMKKSYKELKKLNEGFKDYDVH, from the coding sequence GTGAATAAAGAAAACATGAGAGTGAAGGGCATCGAGCTTCTGGACCGCGCCTATGGCAAGTGGTGGATGATGCTCCTGGAGGGTATCTGTCTGGTGGTCATCTGTGGGATGACCCTCTTTGTGCCTGATGTAACCTTGTCTTTCCTCGTGATGGTCATTGGTATCTACCGTGTGGCCATGGGAGTTTTTTACCTGATTGTCGGCATTGCCAACCGGGTAGAGTACGGCGCCAGCAACGGCTTCAGTTTTGGGCGTGGCATTGTCGATATTTTAGTGGGGGCGGCCTTTTTGCTCTGGCCCGCCACTATCATATCCTTCTTTGTCGTGCTTGTGGGCATCTGGGCCATCATCACCGGCATTGTGCTGCTGGTCATGGGCGGAAGCTCTCTGGGCATGGGCCGGATTGTAAAAATTGTGCTCGGCGTGCTCCTGATCATTTTTGGTATTTTTACATTTATTAACCCTGTTGGGCAGGCAGTGTTCTTCATTGTCTTCCTTGGAATTGTGCTGGGGATTCTTGGGTTTTTCTTTATCATCCAGTCTTTTGGTATGAAAAAGAGCTATAAGGAGCTGAAAAAACTGAATGAAGGCTTCAAAGATTACGATGTGCATTAA